The Streptomyces sp. A2-16 sequence AGCTGGACGCGGGGGCCCGGGAGAAGATCCGGGCGGCGCACGGAGGGCTTGTCGCGCTGATCGTCGAGGCGCTCGGGGAGATGGGCCACGAGCAGCCCCGGCTGGCGGCGATGCTGGTGCAGGGGGTCGTGGACGCGGCTGTGCGCAGGATCGAGCTGGGGGCCGCCGAGGAGCCCGACGTGGTGACCGAGGCTGCCGTGTCCATGGCTCTGCGGGGTGTGCGGGGCTGAGCTTGGGGCGTCCTTCGCCTGCCCGAGCAGACGGGACCTAGGGAAGAGGGACGCCCAGGACCGGGAGCAGTCTCGACGGGCCCCTGCGCAACAGCCACGGGGGGAGCAGCGACAGCGGATCCAGGTAGGTCTCGCCTCTCAGCAGGCCCCAGTGCACGCAGGTGCTCGGGCAGTGGGAGCCCGTCGGCTCCACCACCCCCACCACCTCGCCCGCGGTCACCTCGTCGCCCTTCTCCACCGACGCCGTCACCGGTTCGTAGGTCGTTCGAAGGTCTGTGCCCGTCAGTTCCACCGAGACCACCCCCTTTCCCGCCACGCGGCCCGCGAAGGACACCCGACCGGTCGCCACCGCACGTACCGGGGCTCCCGGAGGCGCCGCCAGGTCCACGCCCCGGTGGCCGCGGCCGTACACCGTCGCCGGGGGCTCCCAGCCGCGCAGGACCGCCGGACGCGCGCCCACCGGCCAGGCGCGGCCGAGAGCCGGTACCGAGGTGTCCGTGGCCGCCGGTGCGAGGAGGGCCTGCTCCGGACCGGGCGCCGGCGCCGTCAGAAACAGCAGAAACCCCAGCACCAGCCACGCACCGCATCGTCCGTATCGCTTCGCTCGCATGCGGAAACCGTGCCGCACCCGCCCTGATCACGGCCGGGACCTGTGGACCGCTGCCCGGTTGTGGACAGCGGCGTCACCCGGTACCTCGCGGGTCCCGTACACTTCTTCTGGCGATCCGGGTCACCGGGTCGACTTCGCACGCCCCGACACCACGCCGTCATGCGGTCGGTGTCAGCGCCTCTCGGTCCTCTGTGGCAAGGCGCGTCGCGGGCGTCAGGCGCGAGTGCCCTCCGGTACCCGCGGTACAACCGAGAACACCAAGGAGAACGGCCATGGCCGTCGTCACGATGCGGGAGCTGCTGGAAAGCGGCGTCCACTTCGGTCACCAGACCCGTCGTTGGAACCCGAAGATGAAGCGCTTCATCTTCACGGAGCGCAACGGCATCTACATCATCGACCTGCTCCAGTCGCTGTCGTACATCGACCGCGCCTACGAGTTCGTCAAGGAGACCGTCGCCCACGGCGGCACGGTCATGTTCGTCGGCACGAAGAAGCAGGCGCAGGAGGCCATCGCCGAGCAGGCCACCCGCGTCGGCATGCCCTACGTCAACCAGCGCTGGCTGGGCGGCATGCTCACCAACTTCTCGACCGTCTACAAGCGTCTGCAGCGCCTCAAGGAGCTCGAGCAGATCGACTTCGAGGACGTCGCCGCTTCGGGTCTGACGAAGAAGGAGCTCCTGGTCCTCTCGCGTGAGAAGGCCAAGCTCGAGAAGACCCTCGGTGGTATCCGCGAGATGCAGAAGGTGCCCAGCGCCGTCTGGATCGTGGACACCAAGAAGGAGCACATCGCGGTCGGCGAGGCCCGGAAGCTCAACATTCCGGTCGTCGCCATCCTCGACACCAACTGCGACCCCGACGAGGTCGACTACAAGATCCCGGGCAACGACGACGCGATCCGCTCCGTCACCCTGCTCACCCGTGTGATCGCCGACGCCGTCGCCGAGGGCCTCATCAGCCGCTCGCGCGTCGCCACCGGTGACAAGGGTGAGAAGGCCGCGGGCGAGCCGCTCGCCGAGTGGGAGCGCGACCTGCTCGAGGGTGGCGAGAAGAAGGCCGAGGAGGCTCCCGCCGAGGCTGCTCCGGCCGCGGAGGCTGCCGAGGCTCCCGCCGCTGAGGCCCCGGCTGCCGAGGCCCCCGCCGCCGAGGCTCCGGCCGCTGAGGCCACCGAGGCCGCTCCGGCCGCGGACGCCGAGCAGGCCTGACCCGTCAGCGTCAGCGGTGACGGCGGGAGCGGGGGCATCAACTCCGCTCCCGCCGTTCACCCGTAGGTCAGCGGAGAGTCGGCGGCCCCGGGCTAGATGGGGGCCGCAGACCCCGTAGATCTTCGATCTTCCAGACTTCGAGAAAGATTCACAGACTCATGGCGAACTACACCGCCGCCGACGTCAAGAAGCTCCGTGAGCTCACGGGCGCCGGCATGATGGACTGCAAGAAGGCGCTGGACGAGGCCGAGGGCGACGTCGAGAAGGCTGTCGAGGCGCTCCGGATCAAGGGCCAGAAGGGCGTCGCCAAGCGCGAGGGCCGCTCCGCCGAGAACGGCGCCGTGGTCTCGATCATCGCCGACGACAACTCCTCCGGTGTCCTGGTCGAGC is a genomic window containing:
- a CDS encoding M23 family metallopeptidase; this encodes MRAKRYGRCGAWLVLGFLLFLTAPAPGPEQALLAPAATDTSVPALGRAWPVGARPAVLRGWEPPATVYGRGHRGVDLAAPPGAPVRAVATGRVSFAGRVAGKGVVSVELTGTDLRTTYEPVTASVEKGDEVTAGEVVGVVEPTGSHCPSTCVHWGLLRGETYLDPLSLLPPWLLRRGPSRLLPVLGVPLP
- the rpsB gene encoding 30S ribosomal protein S2, giving the protein MAVVTMRELLESGVHFGHQTRRWNPKMKRFIFTERNGIYIIDLLQSLSYIDRAYEFVKETVAHGGTVMFVGTKKQAQEAIAEQATRVGMPYVNQRWLGGMLTNFSTVYKRLQRLKELEQIDFEDVAASGLTKKELLVLSREKAKLEKTLGGIREMQKVPSAVWIVDTKKEHIAVGEARKLNIPVVAILDTNCDPDEVDYKIPGNDDAIRSVTLLTRVIADAVAEGLISRSRVATGDKGEKAAGEPLAEWERDLLEGGEKKAEEAPAEAAPAAEAAEAPAAEAPAAEAPAAEAPAAEATEAAPAADAEQA